The region AAAAGGGCCATCATGTTGAGCCTGAGAATGGTATTATTGGTACACCATCTACTTATTGTATTTAATTGCAATCTAACAGACACCTTCTCTAGACTTAAGTGTCATCCCCAGTGTTCCTGAAAGGTTGGGAAATTATATGACATTATTCTTTGAAACCATAAGCTGAACAATCTTAAAAttacttcaaagaaaaagaaaacctcaCACATGGTTGATGCTGGGGAAACTTTTTGCCAATGGAAAATAAGCACATCCACTATTAATACTTTGCAGTAACTAAAAATGGAATGCTTTAACTTAAGAGTTTTCATAACTattgtgttttgaaaataaattatgtatttGGGAAATTTATATCTACATGAGCATTTAACTCACCAAAGTCATTGTTATTTGCAATTGCAATCTGGAACTGGGTTCCAGTCTTCATCATGACGATACCCCTCTCCTTGTTGGAATGACAAAGTGTCCCATTACTGATCACAACTGAGTAACCACCCTTATCATAGCTTCTTGGCTGCACAGTAGAGTCAGTGCTTGGGAAATTACCATCCTGAAAAGTGGGATGCTGGGTTGATTGACCTGCATTAGCAAGGTTTAATTGTTGCCATAACCTTAAATCTTTCAGAATCTCCTGTACTTCTAGGATATTTTCAGGTCCTAAACTTAACTGGGCAGGGTTAAAACCAGGGATGGAAGAGAGCAGTGTATCAAGACTCTTGGAATTCTGGTGGGATGGAACACCTGAAGGCTGCGGATCTGTGGAATGATATGCTTTACATTTTGAAGTTGCCATTGCACCATCACTGGATTTATCATCTTCAACAATATGTCCAAAAGGGGAACTTGTTGAACATTCATCCTCTATTGGCTGTTTTCCACTTGCAGTGCCAGAAGATAATATTGTCCCATAACCTGCAGGAAGTATGgtagcaaaattattttgtccaaTTATATGAAGCAGTCGATCAGTGTATGTGttgtagttcaatttttactttggaacaatttgtttttgaactgggacaaaatagtttgaactggtacaaAATAGTTTCAACTGGTACAATTTTAATTGTACTGGtgaaaaaacagtgaaaatagttTAACATATGTTGAACATAGGGAACACACTTCATTTATAACAGTTGTTTGCCATGCATTTACTAAGTTCAAGAGGTTATTGAAATAAGGTTTGCTGAGCATTCAGAGCAGGACAGAAATAGCAAGACTTGTTGGAAATACTTAACAGTCTGGTTTGACCAAGAATAACATGTGAGGTGTTAAGAACTAATGTACACAAATTAAGCCAAAACACTTGTTCTAGAATGGTTACATTTTATTTACTGTCATGATGTACTAAACATAAATCttaagaatttattttacaGACTGTTCATTTagcggcaggtttcttttgcaggtcacaggtcacaggtcactgttttaccaatacagaaagtatcccaaacacttgctAACCTTAGTATCCCAAAAGCTAatcttaggcctaattaggcctaaaaagatatttttaggcctaaggttagcttttaaaaggtgtttgggatactttctgcattggtaaaacaatgacatgtgacctgtgacctgtgacctgcaaaagaaacctgtaTGAAAGTCGGAGGGAAGAAAACAATatcatgttctttttttagaCCCCCCAGAAAAACCAAGcccccttttttttaactacaccccaaaaaaaggaaaatccctTTTTTAGacagttgataaaaataaaccagtACAATTACAATTGTACCAGTTCAATGTATTCTGTACCAGTtcagaaaaaattgtactaaggaaaaaattgtactACAACATATGTACACCTcatgcaaaaataattattaaaacaaaatgtttttctctcaTGATCATGGATTAAAAAGAGCCACAAGCACTGGCACTAAGGTATACCTTGATCCATTTGTGTCTGAGGACATAAAAATGTGCTTTCTGAAGACACTGGATGTTTAAAAGTTTGGTGCTTTGGTCGTGCTCCACCATACTCATGCGGTGAACTTTGGTGCCCCTGAGCTAAAAGaagtacaatatttttagCACATGAATTGCAAAATCAAAAAGTGACAACCTATCACAAGATGGCCACAGATGTTAGGACTAATATTTCTAGCTGCCACTTTTAATGGAAATTAAAGAGATTATATACAGAAATACAACTGCATTTGCAAGGtaaattggcaaaaaaaaaaatgcccctctgcatttttcacaaaaagagagaaaattttAGCTCTCTTGTGTCTGAACAAAACACACACTCTAGgtttagtaaaataatttttttattgttattagtgCTATTATTACTTTACTTAAGTATATTTTGAGTGGCTTCCACTGAAGGTCTTTCAGTGTGACTGATGCCCATGTGGGTGTTGTCTTGATTGTGGATACTGCTGGCCACGGGGGTGGTTATACCCAGCAGGGGTTGGGTTGCTGGCCAACCATAGGGTTGTTTGGGGCACCTGACCTCCACTTGCAACCAATGTTGTTAATGGTTCTACTGTCCAATTCAAAACCCAAATTCaatcttttgattttcatgtaaGTCTGCAGTCATTCACCAGTCTGTGAATCATAGAATCATATCaactttattcaactttcagCTTTCTCAAAAAGATTCGTAGGAGCAGGTCATTCTGAAGAAGGAGGCGGTCAGGGTGGTGAAGGCACCCTACCGAGTGCCCGTAGGGGGCACACCTTTAGGAGGGTCTGGGGGCATTCCCccttagaatttttttcaaatttggatGCTCAAAGGTGCCATTTGATGCAGTCAGGGGGGATCTGAAGCGTCaaaattgtatttcatttgCACAACTTTATTTACCgtcattttcaataaaatgacCAAACGTGCCTCTTTATTGACACACTATTCAAGTTTCGTTGTAATGAGatttgcaacaaaaataagaCAGCGTAGAGTACTGTCTTTTgtattaatttgattgataccactgtcaataattataaaaCTGTTCAggaacaatggaaaatacttGAAATCACCATCACAACGTGTTAACACTGCGATGCACATTGCAACTGTCATTGTTCTTCACGCGTCATCGGAATAACATGTTACATCTCATTACATCATGTTATCAATTATCaacaatgtttgtttttagttgtcatgaatttctcaaaaaaagtttttcaacCTTGTTACATGTGATGTGAAACTGTTTTTAAGTATGATAAGATGGTTTTAAAAGCGGAGTTTTATTCACAAATCAACAGATAAATGTGATGTACGCGGTCAAAAACATGTCGCGGAAATTTCGAACAacaaagagaaattaaaaCCACACATAAACCCTTCGGTAGgccttttttaattcaactcTAAACATCATTCCCAATTTTCGTAAAAGATAACTCGAATTAGTTTTGTAATATTTAGTTAAATACTCATCATTTCCATTTCGAAAGTAATTTATTCATTCTATTGACACAAGCATGTGCACAAGCAGCAAGCgacgaaaaataatttaaaagacTGCTCTATTCTTCCTCAGGAAAACATTTACCATCCTTCCTTTTCTCTTTAGAAAAGTAGGAAGTTATCTGTGAACTCGGTGCAGCTTTTCGCTTTCTGTTTTCTTCCATTTACGttttaaagcattttatcTTGTGAACTACTGTACACTGCTATAAATGTAATACACTACAAATCCAGGTAAATTACTTTCCAATTGCCAGTCAAACACTTGACGTGaaagtgaaatgtttttgccGATACTCAGATAAAGTCTATGAATATTTCCACTTTTGTTATTGAAGAAAGATGGGAATGTcatttatgtttttaaaaattcaagaCAAGTGAATACGGTAGTCACGCTAAcgtttaaataattattgttgggGAGTTTCTTTTTGGGcgttttttcagcttttttttttccttgtcgataacaaaacaaaaataatatattttctgCTTGGAATGGAGACGGTTTAACCTCTAGAGGAGGCGGCTGATTGAGCCGGCAGCCAGCCGGTTTTGAGAAGGCTGAACtttattcaaaaaaaaagggaatgaTACCAGACGTTATCCCTAACGAGAGTACCTGCCCATGGCAAGGCTATTCCACAACACTGTGCCCTAGTCTTTTCAAACAGTGAGTGGGTTCTGTTACATCCCACAGAATTGTAAACAATGAAGAGATcatgagacggggcctacagTTTCTCGTCCTTATTCAAGAAGACTAgagagtctaaccatttgcagacgtgattacaaaggcagcactttctactcagttactttaagaccctgagtgtttgAACCCACAATCCCCCGCACAGAAGTTCGAtgatcaaccaactgagctacccAGTCATTAACAAATTTTGATCAAGAAATCCACTTTTTTCGAACAAGCTGATTTGATGCACCTTAACAAACAGGACTTACTCAATCAAAGAGGCCTAGTAAGGTTCTCACCTTCACTGCTCACTTCCCCCTTGTTGCCAGATGGCTCTTCTGACTCTGCTTTCTCATCCTCAACACCATCAGAAACATCATTGTCAAGTGCTTGATTGTGCTGTTTAAGTGTATTGACTGGTGAGGTGCATGTTACACTCTTACAAGGCTCTTTCTGTCCAGCTTGTGCCAGCCCTGGTCCTTCAGAACTGTTTATACCACAACTTCCAAGTGCAGCCCTCAGTTCCTCATCACTTCTTGGCTCTGGGAGTGTTGCATTGGATACAACTAATGGGTCTATGTGGGGTCCATGTGCACTCTCATCAGGAAAAAAGATGTCTTTGCTTTCCTTATGTCCATCCTCACTGTCTTGCACCAGTAGATCATCATCCTTCATGCTGCCTATTAACTTTGCAGCTGTggatcaatcaaaattaataaaaacaatttacagTATCATGAAGCaaccaaaaatataaacatggTTGATCCCAATTTTTCAGCACATTGGGTTATTCTAGAAAAAATCCACACACCCCTGACGGATGGGGTCTTTTTTTAACCCCCCCTCTCACCTGAATTTCCTGAAGCCCAAGACCCCCCCCCCTCCTGTCTGGATTTCCAAGACAAAAGGCCCACCCTCCCACCTGGATTTCCGGGAAAAAAGGTGTGAAATTAAATCGGTTATTTACTTTCTTTACTAGTATCATTACACGAAACCGAGATCTAACGTGAAATATTAATACCTGTCAAAAAATAACAGAATATCAATCATATGTCATAGTTGGTGAACGTGATCTTTATGAAAGAGCTCAAATTGTGGTTAAGACTCCAAAGTATACTTTCCATTTCAATGTTGCCAAGTTTACGTTTGATGAAGACAGAAGGCTTCGTAAGACTTGACTTggatttctttcaagtttttctagaaaaaattTCTTCCCAAAAATTTGAGTTGCCAAACTTGTGGTGTGGCTTATTTTCACGTCTTTACAGTTATCTTCATGAtctgttacaaaaaaaactaCCTTGTTGAGTCCACAGTTCACTAACTAGCATCACGCTTGATGTAGGAACAACTTATATGTAGCCAACCCAGCTCAAATGAAGTTCTTTTAGCTTAGTGGTTATTTGACTGGTGCTTTCTAATCATAGGTGCGATTCCTTCAAGGAACTCTGAAATCTTTTTAGTTATTACTTCAACCACTGCCAAGCAATTACTTTTGCATAcagagttttcaaaaaaaaatcctgCTTAAGACAGACTGCTGCTCTCATGCAAAAAAGATGCTTCAGATTTATGAGAGCTTTCAAAAACCATTTGTCTACCAAGAGAAActttaataaaaatttcaaagtgaactttgtaataaaataataataattgtaaaaaaaattaataacacattttttccattctaatactataataataattattacaatataaTGATCTTGGGATCCGGTGCCTTTAGGTTGGCGGAGTGGGGAAGTGATTGTCAGGGCAGAATAAGGTATGTATGCCAACACTGGGAGTGGCTACCACCAAAGGGAAAGTCACATTGATGTAATCAACCAGAAACACCTCCATGCCAAGCTCATGGTCACCCCTACCCACTTTGAGGGGTGACTGCTGACCAGCATTGCTTGGATGTCTTgtctaaatttaattttaatagcCACATATTTTGTTACTTTCGCAGCCTTTTCTGGTGGATTAAGTGTTGAAATTCTGCATTGTTATCAGTCCATCAACAAATGGTAAAAGTCAGATGATATATCTACAGTCCAAAACTAATCCTCATATTTTGTATGATTTTGCTATTTGTGACCTTCCACAGTGAAAATGTACACTATAAACCTACaggtttttccttttccgCCGTCGACTAGTGATTTTTGCCGCCTGTGAAGGGGTCAGCCTCTGGTAACTAAACAAAGTCTTGcagtcaaaattaatttgctcATTTGGTCCTAAGATGAGTGCTCTGCGCCCAGGTTATCGCCCCCTGCAAAAGGCCAGTCGCCTCCtccttcatttgaaaaggaaaactctgaACGTATATCCATTAAACTGGTAAAATCTAACAGTTACCTAACTATCACAGTTAACTAACGGCCTTGACGGTAAACTAACATTCCTCTGTAAGTTTCTAATCATGGCTAATATGTTTGCTCTAAAGGACCAGTGAGGTGTATATTTAACTCTTGACAAATTTGTCTTAAAAGATCATTAAAGCATACTGATGGTTGATCAGTTTGTCCTGACAGATAACTGAAAGTGTGCTAATGGCTTCTCACTTGAATTAGCTTGAACCATGAAACATTAATAAAAAGTCTACTAGATATGCTTTTGTTTGCTTCCATATCCAATCACTTTGACCCAAGATCCCAATTTGAGAAAACCATGAAATCAGCAACATATCTTTTTTAATGGCACTGAAAAGATCATGGTTACAACGCAAGATCAGGTTGATTATCTATCTTTATAAACATACCTCAAAACTCATTTGGTTTCTCAATAATGCATATTTGTCTGGGTATGAGGCATGGCTGGAGAGCATCACATCTTCCTTCCCAAAGACCGAACAACAAATTCACAGCTTGATTGACTGAGATGTATAACTATTTTGCTAGCTTCTCAAAAGATAAGAGTAAAGTGTCCAGcaattttccatttatttatACTTGATTTCAGTTGCTACATTTCAACAAAGTTTCATATCATTTTCAGGTTTTCGAAGCCGTGTGCCCATGCATTTAAAGGTTAAAATTTTGAGACTTGTACTTTTGTGGGGCCTCTACCAACCTTTGATGGCACTAGTTCCCAACTCAtctaatgatgatgattttaAATATTCATACAATTACCTTTCATAAAACCAAGGTCACCACGGTCACCATGGGATGAACAACTTGTTTGTAAAGAATTGCTGTCATTACCATCACAAGCAACATCAAACTTGCCTAAAAATTAAAGAATGTAAAATTTAGCATGATCTTGAACAATGCCTGCAAtccaagttttcttttctattttttttcagttctgaCAAGATTATCAATATCATTTTGTAAGCAAAATATCATTGAAAGTTGAACAGAGGATTTGCGATCTGAACAATAACCCAGGCATAAAAAGGATACTGATCCAAGAACATGCCAGTTCTGCTACACTCCAACTTTCAAACCTGTATTTTTTGGGCTTCCATGCACAATTTCAGTTTCTTACATTATTGCGAGGTTCTTTCAGTGCCAAAATTGTTTAACCAACAAATGACTATTCACGTTCATGTAGGACGTCATTTGGTTGGTATGAATAGATGAGCATTTAAAGAAACAATTGTGCCACATCAGTGTGATGTCAATGAAAATATAAGTAGGGActtgacaaggaaaatctGCCAATCCTAGGgccaatgagaaaaaatatattaggTAACTAACGTTTGacatgtgaaaaaaagtaGCCAGATTGATTTAAATAACCCGAGCACATTTCCAACAATGCAGTTAAGGTACACTTCTGACAAGGTCTTTGACCAACAACATCGAACTAAGAGGCATTAAATTGATACTATTGAAACTCTCTTCTAGAACAGACCGTTCTGATGATCCTTTGATTTTGAATGAAACAGCTGATTGAAGTAGTCCTTCCTTTCATCCAACTCATCAACAAGATCTTGGCGTCCGATCTCTTTAAAGCCCGTCCTCAAAAGCGATAAATCTGTCGGGGCTAACTTTCCCAGTCTCTCCAATTCGGCGAAATACTGAAATGCTTCTTTCAAACCTTCGCTTCTTCCATGCGATACAAATGGCTCCAGCACAAACTTCAATTGGTCTAAATCAGATTGTCCCAGCTTTTTGCTCAGAGAAAGCAAAAAACTTTTAAACTCTACCTTTTCCATAATAGATTATAGAGAAACGCGTACGGCAAACTACACTTCCGCCTCGTTTTGTGGTGTCCTGGATCTCAAGTAAAGGAAATGACACTACCGCACTAAAGACCCATCTCTATGAACCAGGGACTGCAACTAACTGCAatacatgaaaatcaaagGTACTAAGATTTGAAAGTACTAAAATTCAACTCAGAAACTGTCGCAAACAGTTTGCTCATTTCTTTCACCTCACACTAAGTTGACGACTTCCGTGCTGGGTGTATGACACATATTATATGTCAtgtttataattatattttaaatttctgcgGGCTCTCATTGGAGaaaactgatcacgtgatacaaatTGGCCTAGATGGTTACCAGCTTGCCTACTTTGGAGGGTCGCGGTGAAAAGGGGGTTATTGCTTGAATATGGTGAGACATTTTGTGACGCGTATAAGCATATgaacgacaccctatttaggcagagaataactgctgggaCAGCCACGGATATCTAGTGATTAGCTCTAAGTGCCGGttcgaaatggttagctttcataaattgttctggttacaccataattaaatttggtaaacctttggttatactactaagatcggttggtactttatatacataagtttaagtgtctcaccatattttggagtatccattctactTGGAGTCACAACCGTTAAAAGGATGCCTCAAAAGCCCAAAAGGACCTCATTAACATCCGAAACTATTTTATTTAATAGCTTCAACAGAGCATGAAAAGACTCGAAGTCCATATGAACATGCCCCATATTTACATAAACATATGTGATACAATATACGAACAATACATAACTAACAAATAATATAACACataatacaaataaaaacaatgatgctaataaaaaattatcgACAACAGACAGTTGCCGGGGTAACAGATCTGCATTTAGAGCAAATAGTTTTCAAAGTACTAGTTCTTATTCGGTCAGGATCAAAAGCTGAATGAAGAAGTGACTTGTAATGCGAACgaactttcattttaaaggATGAAAGAGTAGTACTTTCTTTAGTATTAAGCCTGGCAAAACTGTCGAACAAAGTTGATCCAACatccaacattgttggatGTGAATGTTGAGATAGTGGTAAAACACTACCCAACATTGCTCGACGAAACAAGCCACCCGTGCAAGTTGGtgctaaatttaatttgaaaacatggcGCTAACACGCAAACGAAAAAGCGGTTGTAGCGTTTGGTTCTCGAGCTGTTAGAGGACCGTCTCAAGCGAGGGAAAAATAGGAAATGACTAAAAGAGGGGGGCGTAAGGGTTCGCGGTGATGCGGTTTTGCGTTGTTTTTGGTGCGGTTTTtcggaattttttttttcaacctgCGGTAGTGCGGTTTTCCAAGACTGTGCGGTTTGCGGTAATTCAAAGTTTTAGGACGCGGTAAACGGTGAAGAAATGTATCTGCGGTGTTGCATTCTTACTAAATCTCACTCGGATAGTCTACAGGCCTCTCCTTTATATTTTAGTTCACAAGCCAACGCGAGCCTAGTACTTTTAAGCCTATTTAACCCTATTTGTCTTTCACGTGGTTTCCTGAGTTCATGTCTGACATGCTTTTGGTATATCAATCAAATCGGCTCAGATGACTTTCTGGGGTGGGGATCGGATTTCTTTAGCTGTGCACGAGGTCTCGACAGACAATGGAGGCAAGCGGGGTTAACCGCAAAGAACcagaagaagaacaaattaTCAACTGCGTAGCTATTTTTTATGACGAAGGGAAAGGCGGAGAGGACTTTCGCAAGAAGAACAAATTTCGTTGCAAAGTCAGGGACTAGGCATCCTCCTATGGTGCTGCTGTAAGACAACGTACTGTACGCCAAGAGACCACTATGGCTCGACATGGGACACTCCCCGAGTTTATGTATCAAAGGCAATGCGAAGTCGCAGAGAAACCAATCTCTATTGCTTTTGACGCACGGGTCAGTACAGCAGAAGCTGTCACAGAAAATGAAACGGTGGAAGAAGCAGAAGACGAGTTTGACGAAAGCAGTGACGAAGAAGTCGATGATGATCCGGAGGTTTCCATGCTAGTACAAGGAGAAATTGGAAGCTCGGCAACGTTTCTCCTAGGAGCAAGAACTCGCTTCGGGAGAGCGGTGCGTTTCAACAACCGTCTGCTCTACTGAACTCTTCCAATGACTACGTTAACTTCGAGCGATTAGATACTCCTTCAGTATTATGAACAGTAAACCACATAATTGGACTTATTAGACCTGAACATGTCATGTTAAAGTGCATAACGGCATAATTCAAGATGCTCGGGGACTGTGCAATTAGATCAGTTATGGTTACGTAATTTAACGTTTGAGTTAATGTCAGCGTACACTGCAGGTCGTATTTTTAATGGATAGAAGGACTGTAAGTCTTGACGACGGCAGCCTGCGGTTTCGGTATTTCCGTAAATTTCAATGCGGTATTGCGgtttactattattttttgtgcggttttgcggttttcgGACCTTCCTTACGCCCCCCTCCTAAAAGAACGAGCCGAAAAGGGAGTGTTCCAAgctgtaataaaattatcgcTGCAGGATACGCCTGCATTTAAGGAGATCATGCGAATGAACCCGCATCAGTTCAGAGAAATTTTGAACGCAACTGAACCGGACATATGCAAACAGAGCACCAAAATGGTCGGTGAACTGATTGTTCCCGTTAAAAGGCGAGCTTTAACGCTCAGATTTCTTGCTACTGGTGAGAGTTTTCGATCccttcattttaaatttaggaTCAGCAGACCTGCAATATCTTATATTGTGACGAAGTGTGTGAAGCGGTACCCAAAAAGCTGGGCCCTTCTTATTTAAAAGTGTCTTCGTCTGAGCAAGAACGGTTACAGATCGCAAAGCAGTTTGAAGAGAAATGGAAATTTCCTAATTGCCTGAGTGCCATCGACGGGAACATATTACCCTCCAAACTAGGGAcctcattagggagtttaagatctacgacgcgacgacagcgacaacgccacaaattttgcatatttattgaacaaaaacaaaacttcacgtgcttttattatttctgtacatttctttcccgttctcgacaaatctgcgacgtgaaaagaccatttctcaagttttaaagagaacgtgaacacacaggCGCAAATTGGAATTTTCATTCCTAGCCTTGACactgcacctctaaattcagttcctgagtAGTCCTGCTAGCTTTCGAAAGTTACACAAACTGAGATAATGGCGAAAAAGATTGACAAACTTGaccttgcaattttgagcgacgttttcgctaccgtcgcgtcgtagatctcaaactccctattattagggagcttaagcaaccacaacgacggcaacaaaaatcccacaaatttgcatatttgacaatgaaaaatagtatttttgcacgctttgcacgtgcatatttaatttttttcacatttggtAGACGTTcgcgttctttctacgacgtgaaatgaccagttttgcagttgtgtggacgacgtgagcatatgatgacaaatgttcaattttgtcttcttatgtcccaagcgctggttccaatttaattccaggacagttagaacacaatTTTCGAGCGTaatgattttgaataattgaaaaataactgcagaaacgcaaagtttcattttcagatgacgttcttgcttccgtcgacgtcgtgtttgcttaagctccctattgtaaATATAAACACACGCGAGAAGCCTAGGCCTTAATTCGTGATTGGCTAGGAGGGCGAACGTGACCTGCTTGAGGATACAACTTTGTTGGAAGAGCGGCAAAACACTCTAACATTTTTTCGTCCACCAGAATTGTTAGGCGAAATGTTTGACCAAAAGCAAACTCTATCCAACATTTGATCgagcaaaaattattggacGAACATCATCGAACATGGGCGGCCAAACGGTCTAACAATGTTGGATCGAGCAAAGTTGGAACGTTAAATCCAACTTTGTTCGATAGTTTGGCCAGGGCTTTTAAGAGGCAATGAGTTCCAGAGAGGTATAATCCTATTAAAGTAAGAATCCCTGAAGGTTTTAGTTAAATTAGGCTTATAATCAATACTGATAAAGGAGTTCCTAGTTACTCTGGACTTACTATATGGAGTAACATACTTAAAGATGTCGAAGTTAAATAAACCGTTACGGCATTTATAGAAAATTACCAGATCTAGATATTCAAACCAATAGGAAACAGGAATCAAGTCAAGTTTTATCCACCTATCTCTGTACGAAAGATCTGCGAAACACGCTCCACCAGGTGCAAGAATGTATTTACTTGCACGACGCTGAACACGTTCAAGCAAAAGTAGATCGCGAGTGCTTCACTGAGGGGCCCAAACTTGGCTTCCGTAACACAAGGTTGAGCGTACCAAGGACAGGTAAAGAGCACGGCGCAGATCAATTCCCAAAGAGTTAGGCGTGTTCCACCTAAGgaaacctaaaattttgtcgcATTTGGCAACAGTTGAGATGACATGTCTGTGCCATGACAAAGTGCTTGAAATGACAACACATAGGTTCTTCACCGAATTGGTCTCACTAAGAGCATTATCTTCAATAGTGTAATAACGAAAAGCTGAATTTCTCTTTCTAGAGATCTTTAGTACGTCACACTTGGATGGGTTGAAATTGAGATTCCAATCGTAACTCCAGGATATCAGACCATTTAAATCGTATTGCAACATAAGATGGTCCTGTGGAGATCTCTGTGCACGGTAACATTTGGTATCGTCCGCAAAAAGTACCGTACGTGTACCAGCCGATGTGACGTCCGGAAGATCATTCACAAATAATGCGAAAAGAAATGGGCCTAGTAAACTTCCCTGGGGAACCCCCGAAATCACAGATGTAAAGCTGGATTTAGTGCCATCAACAACTACGCACTGTTTGCGGTTACTGAGATAATCCTTAAACCATTCCCAAAGGGAACCAGATATCCCATACAACTTTAACTTAACAAGCAGCTTTGCATGGTTTATAAAGTCAAAAGCCTTAGAGAAATCTAAATACAGAACATCTATTTCCGTATTAGTATCAAGGAGTGAAccaatttcatgaaaaattgGTAATAACTGCGACACGCAAGACCTCCCTTTTGTAAATCCAAATTGAAAATCAGAAAGATATTTCTCGAAATGATTAAACACCTTTTTAAGGATTAACAATTGGTAACAACGAGATGGGCCTATAATTAGATACAGAGAAAAACTGGTATCGCATTGGCTGTTTTCCATTCAGTTGGAATTTTACCACTGGACAGCGACAGGTTGTAAAGGTCGGTCAAGGATGGAGCAATCTGCACAGCACACTCTCTGAGGAGGTGCGCTGGTATACCATCAGGTCCAGCTGATTTGGAAACATCCAAAGCAAGCAGATTCTGTAAAACTTCAGGTACAATAAG is a window of Acropora palmata chromosome 11, jaAcrPala1.3, whole genome shotgun sequence DNA encoding:
- the LOC141897136 gene encoding uncharacterized protein LOC141897136 isoform X1, which translates into the protein MEKVEFKSFLLSLSKKLGQSDLDQLKFVLEPFVSHGRSEGLKEAFQYFAELERLGKLAPTDLSLLRTGFKEIGRQDLVDELDERKDYFNQLFHSKSKDHQNGKFDVACDGNDSNSLQTSCSSHGDRGDLGFMKAAKLIGSMKDDDLLVQDSEDGHKESKDIFFPDESAHGPHIDPLVVSNATLPEPRSDEELRAALGSCGINSSEGPGLAQAGQKEPCKSVTCTSPVNTLKQHNQALDNDVSDGVEDEKAESEEPSGNKGEVSSEAQGHQSSPHEYGGARPKHQTFKHPVSSESTFLCPQTQMDQGYGTILSSGTASGKQPIEDECSTSSPFGHIVEDDKSSDGAMATSKCKAYHSTDPQPSGVPSHQNSKSLDTLLSSIPGFNPAQLSLGPENILEVQEILKDLRLWQQLNLANAGQSTQHPTFQDGNFPSTDSTVQPRSYDKGGYSVVISNGTLCHSNKERGIVMMKTGTQFQIAIANNNDFDAEVDITFGGMYLGFWLVEAKRSLQNPLIVEGAAWAEGRLKFFSASDTSAPKAKEEYYGGVPGKNGIVELEFKPEELKPRFCVQHVYGNNSQQEILMPNFETATIGDLKREINKKFSSEVALLMVNGCILEEDKTISSYALKDETIIEVLFTEEPLLIEGPERNQQTMLIEPRKTSIQDVKEFIASKIGIPLDKQRVSYCGKDMCDSNSPSLLHIFITAKAAPVFNVSALIENSEPPKERKLRGFEASRSTGRTFRGFPGSTSCDSGESTRAYFDSRPRASLLRGDHDNDHGNVNTFGELQEGRALLCGDEESVYKQFQEDKRPVKFSKEHAVKMVIQLVSNRSSEPTGPRRSSEPTGRKSTRYPPPVPE
- the LOC141897136 gene encoding uncharacterized protein LOC141897136 isoform X2, encoding MEKVEFKSFLLSLSKKLGQSDLDQLKFVLEPFVSHGRSEGLKEAFQYFAELERLGKLAPTDLSLLRTGFKEIGRQDLVDELDERKDYFNQLFHSKSKDHQNGKFDVACDGNDSNSLQTSCSSHGDRGDLGFMKAAKLIGSMKDDDLLVQDSEDGHKESKDIFFPDESAHGPHIDPLVVSNATLPEPRSDEELRAALGSCGINSSEGPGLAQAGQKEPCKSVTCTSPVNTLKQHNQALDNDVSDGVEDEKAESEEPSGNKGEVSSEAQGHQSSPHEYGGARPKHQTFKHPVSSESTFLCPQTQMDQGYGTILSSGTASGKQPIEDECSTSSPFGHIVEDDKSSDGAMATSKCKAYHSTDPQPSGVPSHQNSKSLDTLLSSIPGFNPAQLSLGPENILEVQEILKDLRLWQQLNLANAGQSTQHPTFQDGNFPSTDSTVQPRSYDKGGYSVVISNGTLCHSNKERGIVMMKTGTQFQIAIANNNDFDAEVDITFGGMYLGFWLVEAKRSLQNPLIVEGAAWAEGRLKFFSASDTSAPKAKEEYYGGVPGKNGIVELEFKPEELKPRFCVQHVYGNNSQQEILMPNFETATIGDLKREINKKFSSEVALLMVNGCILEEDKTISSYALKDETIIEVLFTEEPLLIEGPERNQQTMLIEPRKTSIQDVKEFIASKIGIPLDKQRVSYCGKDMCDSNSPSLLHIFITAKAAPVFNVSALIENSEPPKERKLRGFEASRSTGRTFRGFPGSTSCDSGESTRAYFDSRPRASLLRGDHDNDHGNVNTFGELQEGRALLCGDEESVYKQFQEDKRPVKFSKEHAVKMVIQLVSNRSSEPTGRKSTRYPPPVPE